In Posidoniimonas corsicana, a single genomic region encodes these proteins:
- a CDS encoding endo-1,4-beta-xylanase has product MKTSPLLGIVLGGLPILLLGGPPAVGDEPAGRSLKEAVGPRFKLGVGVSHRTLRVPEDAELIRRHFAILTPENCMKPQAIHPAEDEWRFEAADGFAQFVRDNQLEMVGHCLVWAKDDRTDAWMLEEGDGPVSRGKLLERIKTHVERVVGRYADVCSHWDVVNEAIADTGDKLLRDSVYSRTTGADFIVAAFRAARRQDPDALLIYNDYNGHKPEKREKLLTLLRQLKDRGAPIDAYGMQGHFELGDDSLDELRATFEELRKLGLQVVVSELDIDVVTRSRWWADDNAHREELRRFDPYRDGMPPHVEQQLADEYAALFRLFDEYRDTVARVSFWNLHDGQSWLNYFPWRRVNHPLLFDRQRRAKPAFDAVYGVLAGE; this is encoded by the coding sequence ATGAAGACTTCTCCCCTTTTAGGTATCGTCCTCGGCGGGTTGCCGATCCTATTGCTAGGCGGCCCGCCGGCGGTGGGCGATGAGCCCGCCGGGCGTTCGCTCAAGGAAGCGGTCGGGCCGCGGTTCAAGCTGGGGGTGGGAGTGAGCCACCGCACGCTGCGCGTGCCGGAGGACGCCGAGCTGATCCGCCGGCACTTCGCGATCCTCACGCCCGAGAACTGCATGAAGCCTCAGGCGATCCACCCGGCGGAGGACGAGTGGCGGTTCGAGGCGGCCGACGGCTTCGCCCAGTTCGTGCGCGACAATCAACTCGAGATGGTGGGCCACTGCCTGGTCTGGGCCAAGGACGACCGGACCGACGCGTGGATGTTAGAGGAGGGCGACGGGCCGGTGTCGCGTGGGAAGCTGCTCGAGCGGATCAAGACGCACGTCGAGCGCGTCGTCGGGCGGTACGCGGATGTCTGCTCACACTGGGACGTGGTCAACGAGGCGATCGCGGACACGGGCGACAAGCTGCTGCGCGACTCGGTGTACTCCCGCACCACGGGCGCCGACTTCATCGTGGCCGCGTTCCGCGCCGCCCGGCGGCAGGACCCGGACGCGCTGCTCATCTACAACGACTACAACGGCCACAAGCCGGAGAAACGCGAGAAGCTGCTGACGCTGCTCCGCCAACTGAAGGACCGCGGCGCCCCGATCGACGCGTACGGCATGCAGGGGCACTTCGAGCTGGGCGACGACTCGCTCGACGAGTTGCGGGCCACGTTCGAGGAGCTACGCAAGCTGGGCCTGCAGGTGGTGGTGTCGGAACTGGACATCGACGTGGTGACCCGCAGCCGCTGGTGGGCCGACGACAACGCCCACCGCGAAGAGCTCCGCCGCTTCGACCCGTACCGCGACGGCATGCCGCCGCATGTCGAGCAGCAGCTTGCCGACGAGTACGCCGCGCTGTTCCGGCTGTTCGACGAGTACCGCGACACAGTCGCCAGGGTGTCGTTCTGGAACCTGCACGACGGGCAGAGCTGGCTGAACTACTTCCCGTGGCGGCGGGTCAACCACCCGCTGCTGTTCGACCGCCAGCGGCGAGCGAAGCCCGCGTTCGACGCGGTGTACGGCGTGCTTGCTGGCGAGTAG
- a CDS encoding galactokinase, producing the protein MPQPIPADVREKLSLLAKEHHLDVHGGRVRRSSSRFCLGVEHGDYNGTELFGVGTDRFIWLAYKPNQSGRVRLASANFPEDGLVDFPVTQPPAPGETPDSWARFPYGVSYILQREGHKLGGGFDAVLYGNIPGGGMSRSASLALNLIETFLECSGVEGVVGMPVVELAKAVENDYIGSPCGNLDQIMIYFAKAGMGTHYKPSDGSVDHVPLPDTADEFRLVSLDTGTIRPGLEKSTYKVRAAECAEMAELCRGPFGIQTLGDVKTVEQYNAIRDAFNERAPHLVKRLKYIFEAQQRFDTMLSAWRAGDLTTVGQVFRQDGYGLRDDYEISGPELEAMCEIARTVDGVLGERMLGGGDKGASGAIVTPSAVEPLRAAVNDQYPERCPDYAGKQNVHSCSVVDGLTLCEGL; encoded by the coding sequence ATGCCGCAACCGATCCCCGCCGACGTCCGTGAGAAGCTTTCCTTGCTCGCCAAGGAGCACCACCTGGACGTTCACGGCGGCCGCGTGCGACGCTCGTCGTCGCGGTTCTGCCTGGGCGTGGAGCACGGCGACTACAACGGCACCGAGCTGTTTGGCGTCGGCACCGACCGGTTCATCTGGCTGGCCTACAAGCCCAACCAGTCCGGCCGCGTGCGTCTGGCCAGCGCCAACTTCCCTGAGGACGGGCTAGTCGACTTCCCGGTCACGCAGCCCCCCGCGCCCGGCGAAACGCCCGATAGCTGGGCCCGCTTCCCGTACGGCGTGAGCTACATCCTGCAGCGGGAGGGGCACAAGCTGGGCGGCGGCTTCGACGCGGTGCTGTACGGCAACATCCCCGGCGGCGGCATGTCGCGCTCGGCGTCGCTCGCGCTCAACCTGATCGAGACCTTCCTCGAGTGCTCCGGCGTGGAGGGCGTGGTGGGCATGCCGGTGGTCGAGCTCGCCAAGGCGGTTGAGAACGACTATATCGGCTCGCCGTGCGGCAACCTCGATCAGATCATGATCTACTTCGCCAAGGCGGGCATGGGCACGCACTACAAGCCGTCCGACGGGTCGGTGGACCACGTGCCGCTGCCCGACACGGCCGACGAGTTCCGCCTGGTCAGCCTCGACACGGGCACTATCCGCCCCGGCCTGGAGAAGTCGACCTACAAGGTCCGCGCCGCCGAGTGCGCCGAGATGGCCGAGCTGTGCCGCGGGCCGTTCGGCATCCAGACCCTTGGCGACGTGAAGACCGTCGAGCAGTACAACGCCATCCGCGACGCCTTCAACGAGCGGGCGCCCCACCTGGTCAAGCGGCTCAAGTACATCTTCGAGGCCCAGCAGCGGTTCGACACCATGCTCTCCGCCTGGCGGGCCGGCGACCTCACGACCGTCGGTCAGGTGTTCCGCCAGGACGGCTACGGGCTGCGGGACGACTACGAGATTTCCGGCCCCGAGCTCGAGGCGATGTGCGAGATCGCCCGGACCGTCGACGGCGTGCTGGGCGAGAGGATGCTGGGCGGCGGCGACAAGGGCGCCTCCGGGGCGATCGTCACGCCCAGCGCGGTCGAGCCGCTCCGCGCGGCGGTCAACGACCAGTACCCCGAGCGCTGCCCCGACTACGCGGGCAAGCAGAACGTGCACTCGTGCAGCGTGGTCGACGGCCTGACGCTGTGCGAGGGGCTGTAG